The Nocardioides panzhihuensis genome has a segment encoding these proteins:
- a CDS encoding acyl-CoA dehydrogenase family protein has product MSILQGLRGGVAHGVPSGESRDPIGFAVAGLRKLSQSPVLDRLGVRKQTEQAVFTVTRSGFKTMAATSRAFKKKGKPGAPGVRVPNAIPKGIFDLTPTEDEQMLVDVVTEFAAEVVRPAAAEADEACAAPDDLLKSSLEIGLPILGVPEELGGISETRSAVAGTLVAEALAKGDLGLAVAALAPGSVATALGLWGTDAQQQTYLPAFTEGNVPAAAFALNEDKILFDVLTPATTATKTADGYTINGAKSLVARGAEAELFVVGASLGGKPTLFLVESSTEGLTIESEPAMGVRAASLTKLTLTDVKVPADAVLGETDGSTYTEAVRLSRLAWCALSIGVGQAVLDYVTPYVKTREAFGEPIAHRQSVAFMVANIAIELQAMRLVTYKAASRVAQGIDATREIALARKLCADKGMQIGLDGVQLLGGHGFVKEHPVERWYRDLRAVGIMEGTVLV; this is encoded by the coding sequence ATGAGTATCCTCCAAGGCCTACGTGGCGGGGTCGCGCACGGCGTCCCGTCCGGCGAGTCGCGTGATCCGATCGGATTCGCCGTGGCCGGTCTGCGCAAGCTCTCGCAGAGTCCTGTGCTCGACCGGCTCGGTGTCCGCAAGCAGACCGAGCAGGCCGTCTTCACGGTGACCCGCAGCGGGTTCAAGACGATGGCGGCGACCAGTCGTGCGTTCAAGAAGAAGGGCAAGCCGGGCGCCCCGGGCGTCCGTGTACCCAACGCCATCCCCAAGGGCATCTTCGACCTGACCCCGACCGAGGACGAGCAGATGCTCGTCGACGTCGTCACCGAGTTCGCCGCGGAGGTCGTCCGGCCCGCAGCGGCCGAGGCCGACGAGGCCTGCGCCGCACCCGACGACCTGCTCAAGTCGAGCCTCGAGATCGGGCTGCCGATCCTGGGCGTCCCCGAAGAGCTCGGCGGCATCTCCGAGACCCGTTCCGCGGTCGCCGGCACCCTGGTCGCCGAGGCGCTCGCCAAGGGTGACCTCGGCCTGGCGGTCGCCGCGCTCGCGCCCGGCTCGGTCGCGACCGCGCTCGGCCTGTGGGGCACCGACGCGCAGCAGCAGACCTACCTCCCGGCGTTCACGGAGGGCAACGTTCCGGCTGCGGCGTTCGCGCTCAACGAGGACAAGATCCTCTTCGACGTGCTCACCCCGGCGACCACCGCGACCAAGACCGCCGACGGCTACACGATCAACGGCGCCAAGTCGCTGGTCGCCCGCGGTGCCGAGGCCGAGCTCTTCGTCGTGGGCGCTTCACTCGGCGGCAAGCCGACCCTGTTCCTGGTCGAGTCCTCGACCGAGGGGCTGACCATCGAGTCCGAGCCGGCGATGGGTGTGCGGGCCGCCTCGCTCACCAAGCTGACCCTGACCGACGTGAAGGTCCCCGCCGACGCGGTCCTCGGTGAGACCGACGGTTCGACCTACACCGAGGCCGTGCGGCTCTCGCGCCTCGCCTGGTGCGCGCTGTCCATCGGGGTCGGGCAGGCCGTCCTCGACTACGTGACGCCCTACGTCAAGACCCGCGAGGCCTTCGGCGAGCCGATCGCCCACCGTCAGTCGGTGGCGTTCATGGTCGCCAACATCGCCATCGAGCTGCAGGCGATGCGCCTGGTCACCTATAAGGCCGCGTCCCGCGTTGCCCAGGGGATCGACGCGACCCGCGAGATCGCGCTGGCTCGCAAGCTGTGCGCCGACAAGGGCATGCAGATCGGCCTCGACGGCGTCCAGCTGCTCGGTGGCCACGGCTTCGTCAAGGAGCACCCGGTCGAGCGGTGGTACCGCGACCTGCGTGCCGTCGGAATCATGGAAGGCACGGTGCTGGTCTGA
- a CDS encoding patatin-like phospholipase family protein codes for MNATPDSRPSRALVLGGGGSAGNAWLIGVIAGLNDGGLDVTEADLVIGTSAGATAAAQIAGASPTDLLTAILDAAPPSRSEPARPDGRAAVWMNHLERTNTIIADSSDLADMRRRAGAYALELAEAAGDEGNARWRDTVRARLSGVRWPDRGTLLTAVDADTGEPVGFDRDSGVDLVDAVAASCAGGPAYRIGERHYIDGGYRRSSENADLAGGYERVLVLSPLGGRTRHPAAWRSDLATQVDELRSGDSTVETVLPDTDSLAAFGDNMMNLATRAPAARAGHDQGRRLAGRLVDLWS; via the coding sequence ATGAACGCTACACCTGACTCACGACCCTCACGCGCGCTCGTCCTCGGCGGTGGCGGATCGGCCGGCAACGCCTGGTTGATCGGCGTGATCGCCGGACTGAACGACGGCGGACTGGATGTGACCGAGGCCGATCTGGTCATCGGCACCTCGGCCGGAGCGACGGCCGCAGCGCAGATCGCCGGCGCGAGCCCCACCGACCTGCTCACCGCCATCCTCGACGCGGCACCACCCAGCCGGAGCGAGCCGGCACGCCCCGATGGCCGGGCGGCCGTGTGGATGAACCATCTGGAGCGGACCAACACCATCATCGCCGACTCCTCAGACCTTGCCGACATGCGCCGGCGGGCCGGTGCGTACGCGCTCGAGCTGGCCGAGGCCGCGGGCGATGAGGGCAACGCCCGGTGGCGCGACACGGTTCGCGCCCGCCTCTCCGGCGTGCGCTGGCCGGACCGGGGCACGCTCCTCACCGCGGTCGATGCGGACACTGGCGAGCCGGTGGGGTTCGACCGGGACAGCGGCGTCGACCTGGTCGACGCGGTCGCTGCCAGCTGCGCCGGCGGCCCGGCGTACCGGATCGGCGAGAGGCACTACATCGACGGCGGCTACCGGCGCTCCAGCGAGAACGCCGACCTGGCGGGCGGGTACGAACGGGTGCTCGTGCTCTCGCCCTTGGGCGGCAGGACCCGGCATCCCGCGGCATGGCGGAGCGATCTCGCCACCCAGGTCGACGAGCTCCGCTCGGGCGACAGCACGGTCGAGACGGTCCTTCCGGACACCGACTCGCTCGCGGCGTTCGGCGACAACATGATGAATCTGGCGACCCGCGCACCAGCCGCGAGAGCGGGCCACGACCAGGGCAGGCGCCTCGCCGGGCGGCTCGTCGACCTCTGGAGCTGA
- the lhgO gene encoding L-2-hydroxyglutarate oxidase, which translates to MTSSRVGVVGGGIVGLAVAREILRRRPEDTVVVFEKESRLGAHQTGHNSGVVHAGIYYKPGSLKARLCARGRDLLKEFAAEHRIPFEECGKLVVAVGEAEMGRFDALEKTANDNAVPGLRRVGREEIEEIEPYAVGLAALHSPRTAIIDYVAVAETLGRTITEAGGEVRLGEEVTGIQRTTGGIDVETTSGRTQVDHLVVCGGLESDRLGELAGGPEAPRIIPFRGEYMQVSVEKQDLVRGMVYPVPDPRYPFLGVHFTRRVGGGLEVGPNAFLALSRQRYGRTSVTPRDLADTLTWPGFWRFGAEHWRTGLTELRGVLSKRAYMRGAQRYVPAIGADDVVRAGLGLRAQAIERDGSLVDDFVIHHRDGVTSVRNAPSPAATSSLAIAEYVADRAFG; encoded by the coding sequence ATGACATCCAGCCGCGTCGGCGTGGTCGGTGGCGGGATCGTCGGACTGGCGGTGGCCCGCGAGATCCTGCGGCGTCGACCTGAGGACACCGTCGTGGTGTTCGAGAAGGAGAGCAGGCTCGGCGCCCATCAGACGGGGCACAACTCCGGCGTCGTCCACGCGGGGATCTACTACAAACCCGGCAGCCTCAAGGCCCGGCTCTGCGCGCGCGGGCGTGACCTGCTGAAGGAGTTCGCCGCCGAGCACCGGATCCCGTTCGAGGAGTGCGGCAAGCTCGTCGTCGCGGTCGGCGAGGCCGAGATGGGGCGCTTCGACGCGTTGGAGAAGACGGCCAACGACAACGCCGTCCCCGGCCTGAGGCGAGTCGGCCGCGAGGAGATCGAGGAGATCGAGCCGTACGCGGTGGGGCTGGCCGCCTTGCACTCACCGAGGACCGCCATCATCGACTACGTCGCGGTGGCCGAGACGCTCGGCCGGACGATCACCGAAGCCGGGGGAGAGGTACGCCTCGGCGAGGAGGTCACCGGCATCCAGCGCACGACCGGCGGGATCGACGTCGAGACGACCTCCGGGCGGACCCAGGTCGACCACCTGGTCGTCTGCGGAGGCCTGGAGTCCGACCGGCTCGGTGAGCTCGCCGGCGGCCCCGAAGCGCCCAGGATCATTCCGTTCCGCGGCGAGTACATGCAGGTCAGCGTCGAGAAGCAGGACCTCGTCAGGGGCATGGTCTATCCGGTCCCCGACCCGCGCTATCCCTTCCTCGGCGTGCATTTCACCCGTCGGGTGGGCGGCGGTCTCGAGGTCGGCCCCAACGCGTTCCTGGCGCTGAGCCGGCAGCGCTACGGGCGCACCTCCGTGACGCCGCGCGACCTTGCCGACACGCTGACCTGGCCAGGCTTCTGGCGGTTCGGCGCCGAGCACTGGCGCACCGGTCTGACCGAGCTCCGCGGCGTACTCTCCAAGCGCGCCTACATGCGAGGCGCCCAGCGCTACGTGCCCGCGATCGGGGCCGACGACGTCGTCAGGGCCGGCCTGGGCCTGCGCGCCCAGGCGATCGAGCGCGACGGTTCGCTGGTCGACGACTTCGTCATCCACCACCGCGACGGCGTCACCTCGGTTCGCAACGCGCCGAGCCCGGCCGCGACCTCCAGCCTCGCGATCGCCGAGTACGTCGCGGACCGTGCCTTCGGCTAG
- a CDS encoding nucleosidase: MRTLVVSATKAEAVHVPSGLEVLITGIGKVAAASAVSRALAAGRSIQQVVNIGSCGALRDGHTGVFEVGTVINHDFSAAAIRALGYDVVDSLQVGDSDIVCATGDLFVTDTVVRAELAERAHLVDMEAFAIAWAAREAGVPVRIVKHVSDNADETALEWADVVDGSARDLGQWLAANLM, translated from the coding sequence ATGAGGACTCTTGTGGTGTCAGCGACGAAGGCCGAGGCGGTCCACGTCCCTTCCGGGCTCGAGGTGTTGATCACCGGGATCGGGAAGGTGGCGGCCGCCTCGGCCGTCTCGCGTGCGCTGGCAGCAGGCCGAAGCATCCAGCAGGTCGTCAACATCGGCTCTTGCGGCGCGCTACGCGACGGGCACACCGGCGTCTTCGAGGTCGGCACGGTCATCAATCACGACTTCTCGGCCGCCGCCATCCGGGCCCTCGGCTACGACGTGGTGGACTCCCTGCAGGTCGGCGACTCCGACATCGTCTGCGCCACCGGCGACCTCTTCGTCACCGACACGGTCGTACGAGCCGAGCTCGCCGAGCGAGCTCACCTGGTGGACATGGAGGCGTTCGCGATCGCCTGGGCGGCCCGCGAGGCCGGCGTGCCGGTACGCATCGTCAAGCATGTCTCCGACAATGCGGACGAGACCGCCCTCGAGTGGGCCGACGTCGTCGACGGCTCCGCTCGCGACCTGGGGCAGTGGCTCGCCGCGAACCTGATGTGA
- a CDS encoding TetR family transcriptional regulator yields MSDATTRAAGPSTARGIATRARIIEAATTEFAQYGLAGARIDRIVAAARTNKAQLYAYFKDKDGLFDAIFVDSLERITEMVPIRDGDLADWAVRLYDDYLANPELIRLATWVRLERRPAGTLAEEAEPLEDVKVRAIKEAQAAGRVRAADAYDLKALVIGMSMTWSPVSNVYAATADEPDEVHERRRTLLRESVARVAAPG; encoded by the coding sequence ATGAGCGACGCGACGACGAGAGCAGCGGGACCGTCGACGGCGCGGGGGATCGCCACCCGTGCGCGGATCATCGAGGCTGCGACCACGGAGTTCGCGCAGTACGGTCTCGCCGGGGCCCGGATCGACCGGATCGTCGCCGCGGCCCGCACCAACAAGGCCCAGCTCTACGCCTACTTCAAGGACAAGGACGGCCTCTTCGACGCGATCTTCGTCGACTCACTGGAGCGGATCACCGAGATGGTGCCGATCCGGGACGGCGACCTCGCCGACTGGGCGGTCCGGCTCTACGACGACTACCTCGCCAACCCCGAGCTGATCCGTCTCGCGACCTGGGTACGCCTCGAGCGCCGCCCCGCCGGCACACTGGCCGAGGAGGCGGAGCCGCTCGAGGACGTGAAGGTGCGGGCGATCAAGGAGGCCCAGGCCGCCGGCCGGGTTCGGGCTGCCGACGCCTACGACCTGAAGGCGCTGGTCATCGGCATGTCGATGACCTGGTCGCCGGTGAGCAACGTCTACGCCGCCACCGCCGACGAGCCGGACGAGGTGCATGAGCGCCGGCGTACGCTCCTGCGGGAGTCGGTCGCCCGGGTGGCGGCGCCGGGCTGA
- a CDS encoding NAD(P)-dependent alcohol dehydrogenase encodes MRTTLAWHADGPATPLRRAPIQRRDLRSDDVAVRVDFCGVCHSDLHAIHAHGGAGQPPLVPGHEFTGTVTEVGPTVTAYAVGDPVAVGNIVDSCGICAMCLAGQENFCHDFPTLTYDGTDRHGGSRTLGGYAREYVLRDRFVHALPQGLDPAAAAPLLCAGITVWEPLRALGVGPSTRVAVAGLGGLGHLAVKLAVALGADTTVISRTPDKAAGAEKLGAHRLLVSTDEEAMAAARDSFDVVLDTISAPHDLAPYLRTVAMDGTLCQLGHLGTVDVAMTDLLIGRKRLTSAGSGGLPATAELLAFAAKHGIVAEVEVLPSSRVDEALERLGRGDVSYRFVLDLSDLDD; translated from the coding sequence ATGAGGACGACCCTCGCCTGGCACGCCGACGGCCCCGCCACCCCGCTGCGCCGCGCCCCGATCCAGCGTCGTGACCTGCGCTCCGACGACGTCGCCGTGCGCGTCGACTTCTGCGGCGTGTGCCACTCCGACCTGCACGCGATCCACGCGCACGGCGGAGCCGGGCAACCTCCGCTCGTGCCCGGACACGAGTTCACCGGCACGGTCACCGAGGTCGGCCCGACCGTGACCGCATACGCCGTCGGCGACCCGGTCGCGGTCGGCAACATCGTCGACTCCTGCGGCATCTGCGCGATGTGCCTGGCCGGCCAGGAGAACTTCTGCCACGACTTCCCTACGCTCACCTACGACGGCACCGACCGCCACGGCGGCAGCCGCACCCTCGGCGGCTACGCCCGCGAGTACGTCCTGCGCGACCGCTTCGTGCACGCGCTCCCCCAGGGCCTCGACCCGGCCGCGGCCGCACCGCTGCTCTGCGCCGGCATCACGGTCTGGGAGCCGCTGCGGGCCCTCGGCGTCGGACCTTCGACCCGAGTCGCCGTCGCAGGACTCGGCGGTCTCGGCCACCTGGCCGTCAAGCTCGCCGTCGCGCTCGGCGCCGACACGACCGTGATCAGCCGTACGCCCGACAAGGCCGCCGGCGCGGAGAAGCTCGGCGCCCATCGCTTACTGGTCTCGACCGACGAGGAGGCAATGGCAGCCGCGCGCGACAGCTTCGACGTCGTCCTCGACACGATCTCCGCACCGCACGACCTCGCGCCCTACCTCCGCACGGTCGCCATGGACGGAACGCTGTGCCAGCTCGGCCATCTCGGCACCGTCGATGTCGCCATGACCGACCTGCTCATCGGCCGCAAGCGGCTCACCTCGGCGGGCAGCGGCGGCCTGCCCGCCACCGCCGAGCTGCTTGCCTTCGCCGCGAAACACGGCATCGTCGCGGAGGTGGAGGTCCTCCCCTCCAGCCGCGTCGACGAGGCTCTCGAACGGCTCGGCAGGGGCGACGTGAGCTATCGGTTCGTGCTCGACCTGTCCGACCTCGACGACTGA
- the galK gene encoding galactokinase, with translation MLEPTDLTTRATEALRTNFGTEATVVGRAPGRVNLIGEHTDYNAGLVLPVALPHATYAAAAPRTDGVIRIASAQEPEAFTGHIDDLGPQIEGWAAYVAGVLWTLREAGLLTSGLDMHLESSVPLGAGLSSSASVECATAAAALGVAGRVLDEDLQRAVVAAGIRAETEVANAPTGGMDQSVAVFAQAGGALLIDFDSGEHRNVPLALGERTILVTDTRVKHQLTDGGYASRRAQCEKAAADLGLSSLRAATLDRVESLGDDVVRRRARHIVTEIARVEPTVTALGAGDWAAIGELFAASHASMRDDFEISVPELDLAVATAVEAGADGARMTGGGFGGSIVSILPASAVESVSRAIDKAFAEAGYGAPGHLIADPSAGASYATV, from the coding sequence ATGCTCGAACCGACCGACCTCACCACCCGCGCGACCGAGGCGCTGCGTACGAACTTCGGCACCGAGGCCACGGTCGTCGGGAGGGCGCCGGGCCGGGTCAACCTGATCGGCGAGCACACCGACTACAACGCCGGGCTGGTGCTGCCGGTGGCGCTCCCCCACGCCACCTACGCCGCGGCCGCGCCGCGCACCGACGGCGTCATCCGGATCGCCTCGGCCCAGGAGCCCGAGGCGTTCACCGGCCACATCGACGACCTCGGACCGCAGATCGAAGGCTGGGCGGCGTACGTCGCGGGGGTGCTGTGGACGCTGCGAGAGGCCGGCCTTCTCACGAGCGGGCTGGACATGCACCTGGAGTCCTCGGTCCCGCTCGGTGCGGGCCTGTCGTCCTCGGCGTCGGTCGAGTGCGCCACCGCGGCGGCGGCGCTCGGCGTCGCCGGTCGGGTTCTGGACGAGGACCTGCAGCGGGCCGTCGTCGCTGCCGGGATCCGCGCCGAGACCGAGGTCGCGAACGCGCCGACGGGCGGGATGGACCAGTCGGTCGCGGTCTTCGCCCAGGCGGGCGGCGCCCTGCTGATCGACTTCGACTCCGGCGAGCACCGCAACGTCCCGCTCGCCCTCGGCGAGCGCACCATCCTGGTCACCGACACCCGGGTCAAGCACCAGCTGACCGACGGCGGCTACGCCTCCCGCCGCGCCCAGTGCGAGAAGGCCGCCGCCGACCTCGGCCTGAGCTCGCTGCGCGCGGCCACGCTGGACCGGGTCGAGTCGCTGGGCGACGACGTCGTCCGCCGCCGGGCCCGCCACATCGTCACCGAGATCGCCCGCGTCGAGCCGACCGTGACTGCGCTGGGAGCCGGTGACTGGGCCGCGATCGGTGAGCTCTTCGCCGCCTCGCACGCCTCCATGCGCGACGACTTCGAGATCTCCGTCCCCGAGCTCGACCTGGCCGTGGCGACCGCGGTCGAAGCCGGTGCCGACGGCGCCCGGATGACCGGCGGCGGCTTCGGCGGATCGATCGTCTCGATCCTTCCCGCCTCGGCTGTGGAGTCGGTCAGCAGGGCCATCGACAAGGCCTTCGCCGAGGCCGGCTATGGCGCCCCGGGACACCTGATCGCCGATCCGTCCGCCGGCGCGAGCTACGCCACCGTCTGA
- a CDS encoding patatin-like phospholipase family protein, with product MDALQSGAAELLRSRLSGDGRNVGDEATLALVIEGGGMRGMLSATMAAVLADRGLLDAVDLVVGTSAGAANATAVAAGTIGAFSESYASVFASPEYIGAGRMLRRRSMVDTRGITARSAELFEWSLALREGAPRLAAVATDVVTAKSVPLTDFTGPTDLADSVIASSQLPLAGGLPVTVRGRRWLDGGLVEPVPVASAAALGATHAIVLATRPFGAAPLYGRADRVIERYLRRLNPDLGDLYRSRPDRYRSAVAEMRAGSLAGVHTLTFAPDAADPIPGRTETDVDLLRAARDAAAATATRMLAEVGLA from the coding sequence GTGGACGCATTGCAATCGGGAGCAGCCGAGCTGCTCCGGTCCCGCCTCAGCGGGGACGGTCGAAACGTTGGCGACGAGGCGACCCTGGCCCTCGTGATCGAGGGCGGCGGGATGCGGGGGATGCTGTCGGCGACGATGGCCGCGGTGCTCGCCGACCGGGGCCTGCTGGATGCGGTCGACCTGGTGGTCGGCACCTCCGCCGGTGCGGCGAACGCGACCGCGGTGGCCGCCGGCACGATCGGTGCCTTCAGCGAGTCGTACGCCTCGGTGTTCGCCTCACCCGAGTACATCGGCGCGGGGCGGATGCTGCGCCGCAGGTCGATGGTGGACACCCGAGGGATCACCGCCCGATCGGCGGAGCTGTTCGAGTGGTCGCTGGCGCTGCGGGAGGGCGCGCCCCGGCTGGCGGCGGTCGCCACCGACGTGGTGACGGCGAAGTCCGTCCCGCTCACCGACTTCACCGGTCCCACCGACCTGGCCGACTCGGTGATCGCCTCCAGCCAGCTGCCCCTCGCAGGCGGGCTCCCGGTCACCGTACGCGGCCGCCGCTGGCTCGACGGCGGGCTGGTCGAACCGGTGCCGGTCGCCTCCGCGGCCGCGCTCGGGGCGACGCACGCGATCGTGCTGGCGACCCGGCCGTTCGGGGCCGCGCCGCTCTACGGGCGCGCCGACCGGGTGATCGAGCGTTACCTGCGCCGGCTCAACCCAGACCTCGGCGACCTCTACCGGAGCCGCCCGGACCGCTACCGCAGCGCGGTCGCGGAGATGAGGGCCGGAAGCCTTGCCGGCGTACACACGCTGACGTTCGCCCCGGACGCGGCCGACCCGATTCCCGGCCGCACCGAGACCGACGTCGATCTGCTCCGCGCGGCGCGCGACGCTGCGGCCGCCACCGCGACCCGGATGCTGGCCGAGGTAGGCCTGGCCTGA
- a CDS encoding acyl-CoA dehydrogenase family protein, translated as MAINLEDPKKLKPLREQVHQVAMNMLRPISRKYDKAEHEYPTELDMLAAMADGLSESGQGEGAGATGVRRDSKPDDGSVRNGANMSSVLSVNEMCWGDVGLTLAMPRQGLGNSAIASVANDEQHERFDGVWAAMAITEPGTGSDSANIKTTATLDGDHYVLNGEKIFVTSGDRADAVVVWATLDKELGKAAIKSFVVEKGTPGMKVERLEHKLGIKASDTATITFTDCRVPAENLLGSPEVNVKEGFAGAMATFDNTRPLVASMAVGCARAALDYTRDLLEKAGVEIDYDRPAHLQSAAAAKFIQMESDYEGAYLLMLQAAWMADNRQPNSKEASMAKAKAGRMGSDVTLSCVELAGTIGYSEGELLEKWARDSKILDIFEGTQQIQQLIVARRVLGLSSAELK; from the coding sequence ATGGCCATCAATCTGGAAGACCCCAAGAAGCTCAAGCCGCTGCGCGAGCAGGTCCACCAGGTCGCGATGAACATGCTGCGACCGATCTCGCGCAAGTACGACAAGGCCGAGCACGAATACCCCACCGAGCTCGACATGCTCGCCGCCATGGCCGACGGGCTCTCCGAGTCCGGGCAGGGCGAGGGCGCGGGCGCCACCGGCGTACGCCGTGACTCGAAGCCCGACGACGGCTCGGTCAGGAACGGCGCCAACATGTCCTCGGTCCTCTCCGTCAACGAGATGTGCTGGGGTGATGTCGGGCTCACGCTGGCCATGCCCCGCCAGGGCCTCGGCAACTCCGCCATCGCGAGCGTCGCCAACGACGAGCAGCACGAGCGCTTCGACGGCGTATGGGCTGCGATGGCGATCACCGAGCCGGGCACCGGCTCGGACTCGGCCAACATCAAGACCACCGCCACGCTCGACGGCGACCACTATGTGCTCAACGGCGAGAAGATCTTCGTCACCTCCGGTGATCGCGCCGACGCGGTCGTGGTGTGGGCGACCCTCGACAAGGAGCTCGGCAAGGCGGCGATCAAGTCGTTCGTGGTCGAGAAGGGCACGCCGGGGATGAAGGTCGAGCGTCTCGAGCACAAGCTCGGGATCAAGGCGTCCGACACCGCCACCATCACCTTCACCGACTGCCGGGTGCCGGCCGAGAACCTTCTCGGGAGCCCTGAGGTCAACGTCAAGGAGGGCTTCGCCGGCGCGATGGCCACCTTCGACAACACCCGGCCGCTGGTGGCCTCGATGGCCGTCGGCTGCGCCCGGGCCGCGCTCGACTACACCCGCGACCTGCTCGAGAAGGCAGGCGTCGAGATCGACTACGACCGACCGGCTCACCTGCAGTCGGCGGCCGCGGCCAAGTTCATCCAGATGGAGTCGGACTACGAGGGTGCGTACCTCCTCATGCTCCAGGCCGCCTGGATGGCCGACAACCGCCAGCCGAACTCCAAGGAAGCATCGATGGCCAAGGCCAAGGCCGGCCGGATGGGCTCGGACGTGACCCTGTCCTGCGTCGAGCTGGCCGGCACCATCGGCTACTCCGAGGGTGAACTGCTGGAGAAGTGGGCACGCGACTCGAAGATCCTCGACATCTTCGAGGGCACCCAGCAGATCCAGCAGCTGATCGTGGCGCGTCGGGTCCTCGGCCTCTCCTCCGCGGAGCTGAAGTGA
- the def gene encoding peptide deformylase — protein MADSSLESAPHEGTAPLAPHGPLPEGGTVRPMTRWGTPVMHRAKKQVEVFDGALAALAADMVATMYAAEGVGLAADQIGEDVAIFVFDCPDASGQRTVGVVCNPVLTLPEGDDRHLDVDLEGCLSFPGAFVDCGRPDWAAVDGLGLDGQPVHFEGDGLLARCLQHETDHTNGTVFGDRISAKARKKLTKEHDRLAKEFPPEWPAEV, from the coding sequence ATGGCCGACTCCTCCCTCGAATCCGCTCCTCACGAAGGCACAGCCCCGCTCGCGCCCCACGGCCCCCTGCCCGAAGGCGGGACCGTGCGGCCGATGACTCGCTGGGGCACCCCGGTGATGCACCGGGCCAAGAAGCAGGTCGAGGTCTTCGACGGCGCGCTGGCCGCGCTGGCGGCCGACATGGTCGCCACGATGTACGCCGCCGAGGGCGTGGGGCTGGCCGCCGACCAGATCGGCGAGGACGTCGCGATCTTCGTCTTCGACTGCCCCGACGCCTCCGGCCAGCGCACCGTCGGCGTCGTCTGCAACCCGGTCCTGACCCTGCCGGAGGGCGATGACCGCCACCTGGACGTGGATCTGGAGGGCTGCCTCTCCTTCCCGGGCGCGTTCGTCGATTGCGGCCGCCCGGACTGGGCCGCCGTGGACGGCCTCGGGCTCGACGGCCAGCCGGTCCATTTCGAAGGCGACGGGCTGCTGGCCAGGTGCCTGCAGCACGAGACCGACCACACCAACGGCACCGTCTTCGGCGACCGTATCTCCGCCAAGGCGCGCAAGAAGCTCACCAAGGAGCACGACCGGCTCGCCAAGGAGTTCCCGCCTGAGTGGCCCGCGGAGGTCTAG